In Apium graveolens cultivar Ventura chromosome 10, ASM990537v1, whole genome shotgun sequence, the following are encoded in one genomic region:
- the LOC141691786 gene encoding uncharacterized protein LOC141691786, with protein MDIHIIFKFSKRWKILLDNVSGLTVKSLCNTRWESRIKSVKAIRFQAPQIRLALLKLKESPNEPKSVSEAESLIGLIESFEFLLGMVIWYDILFFVNMVSKKLQSKSMCIGATMKQLESVLVFFEKYREKGFISSMNVAKEIAIDMDVEPTFPIKRCVYRKKQFDENDDGEEVRTLEESFRIDFFMRLIDIAISSLRNRNLATTFSHNGLSDFELDVLVHEVEMLLVYVPGDLTSAINIIEFVRSLDCLPNVAIAYRILLSIPVSVASAERSFSKLKLLKNYLRSSMSQERLNGLVVLCIERDMLENIDVDTIITDFASRSARRSYFS; from the exons ATGGATATACACATTATTTTCAAGTTCTCGAAAAGATGGAAGATTTTACTTGACAATGTTTCGGGTTTAACCGTGAAATCTTTGTGTAATACTCGTTGGGAAAGCCGAATAAAAAGTGTGAAAGCAATTAGATTTCAAGCTCCACAAATTAGGTTGGCTTTGTTGAAATTAAAAGAATCTCCTAATGAACCTAAGTCGGTTAGTGAAGCCGAGAGTTTGATTGGTCTAATTGAGAGTTTTGAGTTCTTACTTGGTATGGTCATTTGGTATGACATTTTATTTTTCGTTAATATGGTGAGTAAAAAGTTGCAATCTAAATCTATGTGCATTGGTGCTACCATGAAGCAATTGGAGAGTGTGTTGGTATTCTTTGAAAAATATAGGGAAAAAGGATTTATCTCTAGCATGAATGTTGCCAAAGAAATTGCAATTGATATGGATGTAGAGCCTACTTTTCCTATAAAACGTTGTGTCTATAGAAAAAAACAatttgatgaaaatgatgatgGTGAAGAAGTGAGAACACTTGAGGAGTCTTTTCGAATTGATTTCTTTATGCGATTGATTGATATTGCAATTAGTTCATTAAGGAATCG TAATTTGGCTACTACTTTCTCTCATAACGGGTTGTCAGATTTTGAATTGGATGTTTTAGTACATGAAGTAGAAATGTTGCTAGTTTATGTTCCTGGTGACTTGACATCCGCTATTAATATTATTGAGTTTGTGAGATCTTTGGATTGTCTTCCTAATGTTGCTATTGCTTACCGAATATTATTATCTATACCTGTGAGTGTAGCATCAgctgaaagaagtttctccaagttaaaattattgaaaaattaTTTGCGTTCATCGATGTCACAAGAAAGGTTAAACGGTCTTGTTGTTTTATGCATTGAAAGAGATATGTTGGAGAACATTGACGTTGATACAATTATCACCGATTTCGCATCCAGAAGTGCTAGGAGAAGTTATTTTTCATAA